A stretch of Halocalculus aciditolerans DNA encodes these proteins:
- a CDS encoding 30S ribosomal protein S17e, with protein sequence MAIKPDYVKKTGNILMERYPDAFSTEDFDHNKEAVEQLTNIESKPVRNRIAGYITHKRN encoded by the coding sequence ATGGCCATCAAGCCCGACTACGTCAAGAAGACGGGGAACATCCTGATGGAGCGCTACCCGGACGCGTTCAGCACGGAGGACTTCGATCACAACAAGGAAGCCGTCGAGCAGCTCACGAACATCGAGTCGAAGCCGGTCCGCAACCGCATCGCGGGCTACATCACGCACAAACGCAACTAA
- a CDS encoding DUF447 domain-containing protein produces MTAWPVVLRGVTETVVTTRGPNGRWNVAALGVHAPPRSGGAEEGNGREGPAGRASANTDANGASDGVESRASARTWGRTRTRGNFHREGEGYVQFTPDPVVFVRAACSVHEVDDPILPSADAWARVDVESLEAGVDGGTEWEEWAVTPVESRVVAERPFTANRGYYAVVEATVAASRLDVPGYETDALRERLDYFAGVCETCGGEREREAFALLDELTGWRE; encoded by the coding sequence ATGACCGCGTGGCCGGTCGTCCTCCGCGGCGTCACCGAAACCGTCGTCACGACGCGCGGTCCGAACGGCCGGTGGAACGTCGCGGCGCTGGGAGTCCACGCGCCGCCACGGAGCGGCGGTGCGGAGGAAGGGAACGGGAGGGAAGGACCCGCGGGCCGTGCGTCGGCGAATACCGACGCAAACGGAGCGAGCGACGGAGTCGAGAGCCGCGCGTCGGCGCGAACGTGGGGGCGGACGCGGACGCGGGGGAACTTCCACCGGGAAGGCGAAGGCTACGTGCAGTTCACGCCGGACCCGGTTGTGTTCGTGCGGGCGGCGTGTTCGGTGCACGAAGTCGACGACCCGATACTGCCGTCGGCGGACGCGTGGGCGCGTGTCGACGTCGAGTCGCTGGAGGCGGGCGTCGACGGCGGGACGGAGTGGGAGGAGTGGGCGGTGACGCCCGTGGAGAGCCGGGTCGTGGCGGAGCGGCCGTTCACGGCGAACCGCGGGTATTACGCCGTGGTGGAGGCGACGGTGGCGGCGTCGCGGCTGGACGTGCCGGGCTACGAGACGGACGCGCTCCGCGAGCGCCTCGACTACTTCGCGGGCGTCTGCGAGACATGCGGCGGGGAGCGAGAGCGCGAGGCGTTCGCGCTCCTCGACGAACTCACCGGCTGGCGCGAGTAG
- a CDS encoding D-2-hydroxyacid dehydrogenase, with amino-acid sequence MTDVVVLRADTHGLTARDLAAEIRSRLPDADVAFAATPREERELVADAPVVVGTGIDTDLLDAAEELELFACAYAGYGHLPLAELDERGVVVTNAAGIHAPAIADQVLGYCLTFARNLHEGIRRRERGEWRHFQGYELTEATVTVVGLGAIGQAVVQRLDGFDCHTIGVRYTPEKGGPTDEVVGFEADAVHDAFARSDYVVIACPLTETTEGLVGAAELTTMEPHSVLVNVARGGVVDTDALTAEIQREGIRGAAIDVADPEPLPSDHALWDMGNVLITPHNAGHTPRHWERLADIVAENVETLRAGSRDFRNRVP; translated from the coding sequence ATGACCGATGTTGTGGTGCTCCGTGCGGACACGCACGGGCTGACCGCCCGCGACCTCGCCGCGGAAATTCGGAGCCGACTCCCGGACGCCGACGTCGCGTTCGCCGCGACGCCCCGTGAGGAGCGCGAACTCGTCGCCGACGCGCCCGTCGTCGTCGGCACCGGCATCGACACCGACCTGCTCGACGCCGCCGAGGAGCTCGAACTCTTCGCGTGCGCCTACGCCGGCTACGGCCACCTGCCGCTCGCCGAACTCGACGAGCGCGGCGTCGTCGTGACGAACGCCGCCGGCATCCACGCGCCCGCCATCGCCGACCAAGTCCTCGGCTACTGTCTGACGTTCGCGCGGAACCTCCACGAGGGAATCCGCCGGAGAGAACGCGGCGAGTGGCGGCACTTCCAGGGGTACGAACTCACCGAGGCGACGGTGACCGTCGTCGGTCTGGGCGCGATTGGCCAGGCGGTCGTGCAGCGCCTCGACGGCTTCGACTGCCACACTATCGGCGTGCGGTACACGCCGGAGAAGGGCGGGCCGACGGACGAGGTCGTCGGCTTCGAGGCGGACGCGGTGCACGACGCGTTCGCCCGCTCCGACTACGTAGTCATCGCGTGCCCGCTCACGGAGACCACGGAGGGACTCGTCGGCGCGGCGGAGTTGACGACGATGGAGCCGCACAGCGTCCTCGTCAACGTCGCGCGCGGCGGCGTCGTCGACACGGACGCGCTCACTGCGGAGATTCAACGAGAAGGCATCCGCGGCGCGGCCATCGACGTCGCCGACCCCGAACCGCTCCCGAGCGACCACGCGCTCTGGGACATGGGGAACGTGCTCATCACGCCGCACAACGCCGGACACACGCCCCGGCACTGGGAGCGCCTCGCCGACATCGTCGCGGAGAACGTCGAGACGCTCAGAGCCGGCTCACGCGACTTCCGGAACCGGGTCCCATGA
- the asd gene encoding aspartate-semialdehyde dehydrogenase, translating to MTRVGVLGATGAVGQRFIQLLSSHDDFEIAALTASSDSAGKPYKEAAKWRVDTPIPDSVADVDVLETTPEAVPNDVDLLFSSLPSSVAERVEHGFCEAGYVVSSNSSNERNAADVPLVIPEVNADHLDLIEVQRDERGWDGALVKNPNCSTITMVPTLAALDRFGLDRVHVSTLQAVSGAGYSGVSSMEILDNVIPHIGGEEEKMETESRKLLGEFTGSEIDWHDVDVSASCNRVPTLDGHLENVWAELDDDPTVEDVFAAFEDYAGQDLPSAPSPLIETFEEPDRPQPRLDRFLGDGMAVAAGGVQQTPDGVQYNCLAHNTIRGAAGASVLNGELLERDGWL from the coding sequence ATGACTCGCGTAGGTGTACTCGGAGCCACTGGTGCCGTCGGCCAGCGCTTCATTCAACTCCTCTCTAGCCACGACGACTTCGAAATCGCCGCGCTCACCGCCTCCAGTGACTCCGCCGGGAAACCCTACAAGGAGGCCGCGAAGTGGCGCGTCGACACGCCCATCCCGGATTCGGTCGCCGACGTCGACGTCCTCGAAACGACGCCCGAGGCGGTTCCGAACGACGTCGACCTCCTCTTCTCCTCGCTCCCCTCCAGCGTCGCCGAGCGCGTCGAGCACGGCTTCTGCGAGGCCGGCTACGTCGTCTCCTCAAACTCCTCGAACGAGCGGAACGCCGCCGACGTCCCCCTCGTCATCCCCGAGGTGAACGCCGACCACCTCGACCTCATCGAGGTCCAGCGCGACGAGCGCGGGTGGGACGGCGCGCTCGTGAAGAACCCGAACTGCTCGACCATCACGATGGTCCCGACGCTCGCGGCGCTCGACCGCTTCGGCCTCGACCGCGTCCACGTGTCCACGCTTCAGGCCGTCTCCGGCGCGGGCTACTCCGGCGTCTCCTCGATGGAGATCCTCGACAACGTCATCCCGCACATCGGCGGCGAGGAGGAGAAGATGGAGACCGAGAGTCGCAAACTCCTCGGCGAGTTCACGGGGAGCGAAATCGACTGGCACGACGTCGACGTTTCCGCGTCCTGTAACCGCGTGCCGACGCTCGACGGCCACCTGGAGAACGTCTGGGCGGAGCTCGACGACGACCCGACGGTCGAGGACGTCTTCGCCGCCTTCGAGGACTACGCCGGTCAAGACCTCCCGAGCGCGCCCAGCCCGCTCATCGAGACGTTCGAGGAGCCCGACCGCCCGCAGCCCCGCCTCGACCGCTTCCTCGGCGACGGCATGGCGGTCGCCGCCGGCGGCGTCCAGCAGACCCCGGACGGCGTGCAGTACAACTGCCTCGCGCACAACACGATTCGCGGCGCGGCCGGCGCGTCCGTCCTCAACGGCGAACTCCTCGAACGCGACGGCTGGCTCTAA